One stretch of bacterium DNA includes these proteins:
- a CDS encoding 30S ribosomal protein S12 has protein sequence MPTIQQLVRKGRQSKTKRSKSGDLMSSPQKRGVCLRVSTLTPKKPNSALRKVARVRLSNGREVWAYIPGEGHNLQEHSVVLVRGGRVRDLPGVRYHIIRGTLDTLGVDGRNRSRSHYGTKRRK, from the coding sequence ATGCCGACGATTCAACAGCTGGTTCGTAAGGGCCGGCAGAGCAAGACAAAGCGATCGAAGAGTGGTGACCTCATGAGTTCACCACAGAAGCGCGGCGTGTGTTTGCGCGTTTCGACGCTAACCCCAAAGAAACCTAACTCCGCTCTGCGTAAGGTGGCGCGTGTTCGCCTTAGCAATGGCCGCGAGGTCTGGGCCTACATTCCCGGTGAAGGTCACAACCTTCAGGAGCATTCCGTCGTGCTCGTTCGCGGAGGTCGTGTACGCGACCTGCCCGGTGTTCGATATCACATCATTCGCGGCACGCTCGACACGCTCGGTGTCGACGGACGTAATCGATCGCGCAGCCACTACGGCACGAAGCGTCGCAAGTAA
- the rpsG gene encoding 30S ribosomal protein S7, translating into MPRRREVPKRPITPDPKFGDRQVTKFVNVLMTHGKKSTAERLLYGALELMAERENDDPLRLFRRALDNVRPRVEVKSRRVGGATYQVPIEVQQARGTALAMRWIVQYARARSGKSMRDKLASEFMDAAAERGESVRKREESHRMAEANKAFAHYRW; encoded by the coding sequence ATGCCGCGTCGACGAGAAGTACCCAAACGACCGATCACGCCTGATCCCAAGTTCGGTGATCGCCAGGTTACGAAGTTCGTGAACGTGCTCATGACGCATGGAAAAAAGAGCACCGCCGAGCGCCTTCTCTACGGCGCTCTGGAATTGATGGCCGAGCGCGAAAACGACGATCCTTTGCGCCTGTTTCGTCGCGCCCTCGACAATGTTCGCCCGCGCGTCGAGGTCAAGAGCCGCCGTGTAGGTGGCGCTACCTATCAGGTGCCGATCGAAGTGCAGCAAGCGCGAGGAACAGCGCTCGCCATGCGTTGGATCGTTCAATACGCCCGGGCAAGGTCCGGAAAATCGATGCGTGACAAGCTCGCGTCCGAGTTCATGGATGCGGCAGCAGAGCGCGGTGAGTCCGTGCGCAAACGTGAAGAATCCCACCGTATGGCTGAGGCTAACAAGGCCTTCGCTCACTACCGGTGGTAG